cctttccaaaattcatcatgcataagtatactgatcacccattgcctaggataTTAAATTCAAATggtcctttttgctgttgccaaaagggggagataaaaaagggcaaaaataatgggttaatggttttatttacaaacattagatgcatattgtgagggggagccttcttaggcttaaccctatatttttatctgtcgtgtttgtcatcatcaaaaagggggagattgttgaccttattggtcacgcccggttttgattatgacaaatactcattgtatctaatgagcgtttgagtttttgtgcaggaatcaagaatgataagatcaagatgtgcacaaaagcaagaaaggcttgaagacaatttcataacccTTAATTGTAACAATTttcagtaaaattgtctgtaatagtaattagggttcttcggtttgtaataagcacacacatcacaaacatgatttaatttgcaagctcaaactgaaccgtagaaagaccttagggtgaaccttgtcgaccgacaccggactttttcggtgatctcaaattggaccccaaagtgaccgtaggacacacacatattcacatatatttgttaggcacttgaatagaaattgtttgggtagatacgggaccgaaatgcacacttggtgcactttcggtcgaccggccaattaaGTTCAATTTGGCCCTGTCGACTGAAACCAGTCCGGGtaaactatttgacccaggcccggtcgaccgaaccacctgggagtcaacagtttgacctcccggtcgatcgaccagatttgtactccaactacctggtcgaccgaggggtcttgggagaattcccagcggtatggtcgaccgagccatacagttcaaaaaggcctcggtcgaccaaacctcggagtttttgaaaatcgcccttgcccggtcgaccgaccactcagttcaaaatccccctggtcgaccgagccacttgagtcctggtcgatcgaaccacttttggtcgaccggacctctcgggttgttcccatttttaccgtgggtaatatttttctaaacagggttaaaatgccttaaacatcattaaacttttctaaaaataccctataggtccccaacggtcatattttctcccttgcctatatatacaagttcatttgagaaaattagagagggattagccactttgattagggaaaattctttgaaaatcgaaaaccctataatactcatttccaagctccacacactcaatcttaccttctcatattgcctacatcatttgtaagttgattttgaGTGCTTGTTGTAATTGGTTTGTTCTCCCATCTCTGGATTGTCGAATTTAtttttgagagccaaaccttaagtattcttaggggactttgttagtaagtctctcctaagaagacttatataaaacttctgagtattgcatagtcattgcaattTCTTAAGAAGTTAgtatttgcattttggttgcaaaaacattttcaaatatctactgtgtttttatcttgaaaatatttgatgagatatttgctagtgtgataaaatctttgttgcaatgttcgttaactcatatatcccttgctgaatacaaagattgaatatcctttttgcaaaccaaacctatacgttgctagagcttcatatacatatatgtattgagaaaactcgttgattgaaatatatgaagtttgattaatatctttgtttgagcacttagattgaatatcctgtgatacaaagatcatttaggtttgcactctcacgcactcattagaACGATAATAAATCtacttgagagttgacatcttagaccacattgagcttacatattatttcatatttgtggtgtatattattgcacgaatttgggtacttatctgctttacttgaaagcacaatcaccgTACCATTTaagtataatacacattggttgtatttccaggcacgggcctgaagagggagactagccctggaatagtcccggattggcttagacccggttaggaaagctaggtgcgtcgtcctgttaaggcgtgtaggttgaggtcagtcccgctaattgacctggttaaggttgaggtcagccctgtgttaatttgacatggttgtaaacggtgccgctccacccttaagtgagctattagtggaatcctctagcttgcgagcttgaggcggggacgtaggcactgttggccgaacctcgataacatatcgtgtgtttatttacatttctgcactttacatttaccgcacacgtattttattatgtgaatgatgcacttaacttaaatttccacatatcttttatatttgcgcatttggaattgtatagaccaaccctaggttgttttatacaagcattttatttaacctaggtgataaatttgaaaattccaattcacccccccccccccctcttgggaatacaccaattctaacagaattGGAATCTTAATATCTAGCTGAATCAAAAACCCATTGGGGATAATGAAAAAGACATATACATTTCTGAATTAGAAAGTAAAAGTAGTAACATGCCTCAAGAATTAGTGAAATCACAAGTAAATGTTAATGGCAAGAAAGatttagagataaatgatctcaaaagtcaaattgaagataaagaaaagatcatttacaattttactagaggaaaagaaaactttgataaaatgattggctcacaaagaatgtcattagataaagaaggcataggattcaatagaattgaaaataaaaggaaaaagaatattTATAtgagatactttacaaaagcatctaaaaaCTATGCTAGCATCTCTTCAAATGCCACTCACATCACATGCTtcttatgtaagaagaagggacatataaagtttgaatgtccattaaagagaaagggtgtgaaaactaaacaagtttggaaagtaaaagaaacatctcttgttaaagcATCCGggcccaagaaaatatgggtgtCAAGATGAAAGACTATCATAAACCAAGGACTACATAAATCTTAAGTTTTTATTaggaattaagaaaaataaaatcatatggaTTAGTTATAACtcaagaagaaaattctccttgttcaaatctatggaaaatcatttcataatacaaggatattaaactaGTGGATAATCTGAAAGAAGAGTTTAGGAGCTTATTGACAACTATAACATTGagacaaataaaacaaaaatgacattgttggccaaaatcataggatgatttgtataaggcttaacttagaaaatattaagatttggaaagcaatatggattttgggtgttcatatgaagtcaaaagaaaagaaaatctgaagcatgTTGAACttattacatgaatattttgataTAAGAAGAGAGCTTGATTTTATACACAGTAGAAAGATTGTAgaaagaaacaaattttaaagGAAAACAAAGGTCAGCCAACTGATCATAGTCCCAGTTCACTAACTAAACAAAactttaaaaagaaaacaaaggtcagctgactgaccatAACTCCAGTCAATTAACTGAAGGAAACAAGTTTTaatagattttaaatttaatatgagagatatttaagaataagagatatttgagcaacataagaacaatttAAGAAAACatgtagcacaatgcacaaatgataataatatgctccatgcttatatgatatgttgtTATACTTGCATGTTAAAATGCtatatgatatcttgatattgccaaaGAAATAACtcatattaatgatttatggcttactatattgcaaatttgagcatgattaggaagcatgaatcttggtatgatatatgagtacaagattaattcataatggatcacattatatatagcttgcatgattgactaataGATAAACATATCATGATTAAAATATAAGTTGGCTTATGGACCTTGGTATTGCAGTCTAAATGAGAAATTTGTTTTTGTCTTTAGTACCTTAGTTCTCAATTgttttgttaaatataaaaagaaGGGAGAAAGAGTCGACTTAAAAAAATTGGTATAAGTAgtacatgatatgatattagtattggtatctatgaaatatattgctaTACATGAGTATAATAACTGATACTTGAGCATGATAGCACATTTGTATCCATGAGAATGttttgatattgatatgatagttggtattattcttgatattgatatccatgagtacgtacatagaataaattaatatttgaaacatagcatgataaatttaaaagctcaattgGTGTCacaatttaaaaacacaattggTATCTTCCTGAATACATAAGTTTACAAATTCATAAATGGaagtctgaatttattgaatataaaatacttcatttagggggagttagaattgatatcatgatttatgttcaccattgaaaataattcaaaatttctaTTTTGAGCCTTCACAAGATCTATACTTTTACTTATGGTTGTTCATTTtcttagtatttatatgtttctcttgatatcttactctttttgattgatgtcaaaagggggagaagttttgggcaaaaattaaACATGATATTGCATACCTACGCAtgaatattggctcaactatgaaagtatttgatcttgaatgatgctTATTGATATTGAGCATGATAGTAAAcaagtttttgaaattgatcttgatattgttaagtttgtaaagatgatgcttattgttaGGGgggagtcttttttttttttttcaaggctcactcaaattttttctccttgtttgtcatcatcaaaaagtgagagattgttggccttacaagacttaacatattgttttgatgataacaaacaagaggaacttaatatatttggttaagcaATGACATTTCCGGACTCAGCTATGAGAAAGTAAAGTCAAGTGTTCACAATgatccattgaaagcttaaaacccaaagaaatatgatcaaaagaagcttaaagGCATAGATtccaagatgatatattaaagtttgaagattatgagaggttggatattaaagagaaagctcaaagtaaaagcttgaagacaaagcaagcatgaagacttaagtgtttacaatgtcaaagtcttaagaagttttTATGTATGTACTTCATGCTTAAGTATCTTATGAAATACTTggaagctctttaggatgcaatattgacttagagactaattcttgaaaatcctagaaaatgattttaaaagtcacctttcagtttttcaaacaacaaaagttcaaagccttaaaaatgaaagtttttgaaaaatggaaCTATCCAGCCACCTAACCTCAATGAGCTATGTTCATTTAGCCGACTAACAAATTGGACTGCCCAGTTGACTGACCAAAATGAACGGTGTTCACTCAGCTAACTGACaagtaaatattttaatttttggacAAACAGAATGGACTTAGTTGGCTGACCCTATAAAAAACAGGCCCGGTCGAGTGACGCAACTGACTGACCTtgtggagattttaaaatttgaacttcaacgggaaaattccaaaaattagtttttcaaatctaaacattataaaaatttggGGCACACTCCAAGCAatgtgggaaacaaggaaactcactctaaaaactctataaatacccctttaacctaatgaattaaatcaccaagcatactgaaatgaggaatagcttcccaagatggggggtaaattggattcttttaaaattttaatgatttttaaactattgattttaattacccagaaaacaagatatatataaacgataactacacttaaaaatactgaaatttaaattcacaagtcaattaatgaaatcaacgtaattcaatcactcaaccaaaaatattagagctttagttgatttttctgtaaactcttagtatgcactttacttgatcaagatttccgcagattaatcaacatactccctttttgggtttccgcaaatgattaatcaaaacgtactttctaaatatcaagtacctttttttctttctcacttaagaatatgcaacctgcacatttaaatcataccacaatagcaagtaaataatataaagtaaagtagagagaaagacataagatttttacgaggttcggcttcaacacagcctacgtcctcgccattggcaaaacacctaaggattccactatatcagttccgttacctggtggaacaataccaatttacaaccactccttttgtcagcctagagcctgcctctccaaacaataaccccttgtctGGTCCAACGTTTCAACAACTCtaaatcgtttaagaatgatgataaagaaatttgtgtacaaaagagaactctcacaatagagtagattagtacaatgatcagctcacttatactccaaagtaattcaaatataagaaatttgaagctcaatgcttagtatgaattaccaaatgattttttaaagaaaatgaaagattctaattttttaaagctttgtttcaaaaatataaatcaatatcagatcagaaagtttaagcataagaaaattttagatccctTGAGAAATtcgaatatttgaaaatcacttgatctaaaaaacTTTTGAAACGTaccttgatctaaaaaccttgaaggttgcttgatcttaaactttgaagattgctggatctgaaactttgaagatttctagatttgaaacttttgaagatttctggatctgaaacttttgagaatttcttaatttcaaaaacctttcaatattgcctctaagatcattattttaaacctttgaaacttttgactatttatatatgtttttagaagccatccattactcccaaagattcctaaaattcatttccaaatattttgaaataaatatgtttagaaacatggtttaaaaaatcttcccttcttaagccctttttatttattaaaaaaaatactttttagactatatatgtttaaaaaaatggtttaaaaaatcttaccttcttaagccctttttatttataaaaaaaaaaactttttagagtatatatgttaaaaaaactatttttgattttctatgagcttcaaaccactttatatttgagtttaacctttgaagtacttacattaagaacatcctacaATATAATTCTTTCATCTTCAATCttattcttccatcatctttgttgtttcaatcttttatttgaacttttcaccagtataatattattcctcatgctctttgtaatccataagcttttctttgtgttcttcaaggattctttgtaatccataaactatacttgtgttcttcaagaattttttgtaatccataggcttctttatgcacttgggctttatcactttcctgaaaaaattttacttgagacatattaaacatatcattgatttcttatcatcaaaataagaattgtaagccttattaggccaacaatctctccctttttgatgatgacaaatcgagagcaacaataataagattttaatattcatggctccccctatcaataagcatgatacaattcatgtaagtccaaaagataatccatgaataaaccatacatacatgtaaaagattcatccatccatttaaaaggtatttaaaaggttttacaaaccattatatatcatatttttgcactcacttctcttaaacattttcttcccctttggacatcaatcaaaaaggagaaggaGATACAAAAACAGAGCaatgctgcaagtcaaagtaCTCGTTTTTTAAAATACCAGAAAATAACCTATCCGATAAAACTTGAGCACATAAAAGTGATATATATCTTGTAGATAAGAACACATCAGTTAGAAGCTTCCATAGAGTCACTctcatcatctccttcctcttggtCATTAGTTTCATTAgttccttcttcttgttcactttCATGATCTCCTTCCTCTTGGTTACCAGAGTCATCCTCACTAGATGTATCAGAACTaatactcataggagattttcgTTTTGAAGAACTGgccaactgttgctcaatcttttcaactctATTATCAATGTGTAAACAATGAGTTTCGATGGAGGTAACCTTCTCTTGCAGAGTACTGAGgccagatttcataccatcactaaacgtcatgtaatggttaaaaaatgaaacaaacaTGAAGGAGTGTATGCATCAAGCTGAACTGAAGATGCTTGGATGgaagatgaagaaggtggtggtgtagatgagacattcctatgtcctttatgaaaccactcttgaggagaatttttatagcccATCCATTTTAGAATGGTATCATAAAAGATGTCATAGTATGTCTTGCTAatgaagttgaatgatggtgttaatacattaaaatgagcgaaaaccatattcaacattcccgcatatggtagaacaacacggggagcatcaactttcatgataatccactgtatgatcaaacttggaagatccatcttcttcctttttagaatgcaccacattacaaaatagtccaaaaatgaaatgtgatcgtgagaaccagATCATGGTAAACtgttgtttgtaatgagcttgtgcaaaatgagggctttcaaactaaactgcttataaagtggaggatgaccaaagtttactggagtggtagtcataaccagtggcaaaaactcttgtggtgtaaaaccttgagccataatccattgcttctcaataatatgaatctcaaaatcccctagcttaattcgaagaatctttcccaaaaatatgggatttagatggatgtctttcccaagaaaatttgttttgattccattttcgCATCACTCCATGTTTGCGTAAAAAATACGTACAACATTaggataatagcctttagcttggtaggtgataaacttatcccttccaatgttcttgaaaagttccaagatttcaggaaaatcagaattgaagaatgttatgacgagtaccttacctaatatcggtTCAGTTGAAGCAATTTCATTTTAGTAAAGgtgcttggcgtgtggagtgaccaaccatttctccacctcatcgttatttattcttgtggaagaggaagatcctttaacaccaacgaattttgatctaggcatgtttggatgaagaaaaaaaaaaaagaaactctaagttaagctcggtgtttgtgtggaggaaggatttgatactaggttgcaagatgctttaagcaagatttgtgtatggaaagtgatggagacgaagggtttcagagagaaaaaatgaatggtcaggtgcttggtgggttttaaaatgacttaaaatagggttttaaaccctacccgccacgAGGTAGTCGCCTGCTTTAATATGGCAGGCACTTGTCtttgtggaattttgaaagacaataGCCAGGTAGTTGCCTAGTACCCTGGTGGTAGTCACCTGTCAACCAGAACAATTTCTAGATTACTTCACGActgtgaagcatgcccaattctcttcttataaatatgaatctttcttccgacaaaggttttgtaaaaatatctgctaattgatcatgtgtatttacaaattctagtactatatcttcattttgtacatgatctctcaagaaatgatgtcttatatcgatttgttttgttcttgagtgagatattggatttttttgaaatattaatagcacttgtgttatcacatttgatagggatagtttgatattgtatttgaaaatcttttaactgttgtttcatatataatgtttgagcacaacaacttcctgcagcaatgtattctgcttctgctatggataatgctacagaattttgtttctttgaagaccatgaaactagagaatgtcctagaaaatgacatgtttcacttgtgctttttctatctattttacatccagcaaagtctgcatttgaataactaatcatttcaaatccagattcctttggataccataaacctagttcaagtgtacctaagagatacctaagaattcttttgactactgtttgatgtgattccattggggctgactgaaatcttgcacacatacatacactaaacataatatctggcctacttgctgttaaatagagtaggcttcctatcattcctcgataatgcttagtatcaacttgtttccctttttcatctttgtcaagactagttgaagtacccATAGGAGCTCCTATGGGTTTACCttcttccatatcaaaattttttaacatgtctttaatgtatttagtttgatttataaagattccattttttgcttgtttgatttgtaatccaagaaagtaatttaattctcccatcatactcatctcaaactctttttgcatacctgtggcaaattctttacatagatctttatttatagctccaaatataatatcatccacatatatttgaactaataacaaatctttgtttttaggtttaatgaataaggtactatcaacttttcctcttgtaaattcatttttaagtaagaatttacttaatctctcataccaagatcttggagcttgtttcaaaccataaagagcttttgtcaatttgaatacatggtttgaatTTTTAGAATTATCAAATCCtggtggttgtttgacatatacttcttcgtttatatatccattcaaaaatgcactcttcacatccatttgatataacttaaaatccttatgggctgtataggctaaaagcatcctaatggcttccattcttgccacatgtgcaaaagtttcatcgtaatcaattccctcttcttgattatatccttgtgccactaacctagctttatttctcacaacaactccactttcatccttcttatttctaaacacccatttagttcctataattgatttatctttgggttttggtattagttcccatacttgacttcttttgaattgatttaattcctcttgcataggtataatccaagagtcatcatttaaggcatcttcaatattttttggttcatgttgggataagaaagtataatgattgcaaatattttttagtaaggctctagtagttattccttttgaggtttcaccgagaatttgttctttttggtgatttttgtcatatttccactctttaggaagttttagtttctctgaaaggttttcatttaatgtatcattgttcttttcttcttttatttcaagaacatcttccttttgtgaagtgactactttttcatcattcatatatttaatgttataatgatttgattcatcaaaagttatatgaattgattccatatatgtagaagttctttta
This genomic stretch from Malania oleifera isolate guangnan ecotype guangnan chromosome 3, ASM2987363v1, whole genome shotgun sequence harbors:
- the LOC131151377 gene encoding uncharacterized protein LOC131151377 produces the protein MKATTSDYKSSSELENESSDQDVSNLCFMAKDAEGNSYTSSSEESSDESCSDSCESIPSYREIQAILFTLHKSDGMKSGLSTLQEKVTSIETHCLHIDNRVEKIEQQLASSSKRKSPMSISSDTSSEDDSGNQEEGDHESEQEEGTNETNDQEEGDDESDSMEASN